A DNA window from Propionispora vibrioides contains the following coding sequences:
- the hfq gene encoding RNA chaperone Hfq yields the protein MTTKVINLQDSFLNQVRKENVPVVIYLVNGFQLRGSVRGFDNFTVIIENDGKQQLVYKHAISTITPFRPLSASYHDKKEESKI from the coding sequence ATGACAACAAAAGTAATCAATTTGCAGGATAGTTTTTTAAATCAAGTGCGTAAAGAAAATGTTCCGGTTGTAATTTACCTGGTTAACGGATTTCAACTGAGGGGATCAGTTAGAGGCTTTGATAATTTTACGGTCATTATTGAAAATGATGGAAAACAGCAATTAGTGTATAAGCATGCAATATCAACTATTACCCCTTTTCGTCCGCTATCCGCCAGTTATCACGATAAAAAAGAAGAAAGTAAAATATAA
- the miaA gene encoding tRNA (adenosine(37)-N6)-dimethylallyltransferase MiaA: MERVIAVIGPTAVGKTRVSIDLAKLLETEVISGDSMLVYKRMNIGTAKPTLQERAGIVHHLIDYIEPVEPFSVTDFQQIAAQYITGVNRRGKIPILAGGTGLYVKALLENYQFNETPGDSEFRQHLEKLAEQYGNDYLHAMLARSDSQAALRLHPNDRRRIIRALEVQELGGESISQTKERPELVYESVVIGLTLERAKLYQNINFRVDQMMAAGLEEEVAELLRSGVSPDCQSMKGIGYKEMVAYLQGRMDLSSAVNQIKQATRNFAKRQLTWYRRMPYIQWFSVDEYDSYEKMMETIYKCIAGKFCLK; the protein is encoded by the coding sequence ATGGAGCGTGTAATTGCAGTTATTGGTCCGACAGCCGTCGGTAAAACAAGAGTCAGCATTGATCTGGCTAAATTGCTGGAGACAGAAGTGATTTCCGGCGATTCCATGCTTGTGTATAAAAGGATGAACATAGGTACGGCTAAACCGACGCTACAAGAGCGGGCAGGAATTGTGCATCACCTGATCGACTATATTGAGCCGGTCGAACCTTTTAGTGTAACCGATTTTCAACAAATAGCGGCACAATATATTACCGGGGTTAACCGACGGGGGAAGATTCCCATTTTGGCCGGTGGCACCGGACTCTACGTCAAAGCTCTGTTGGAAAATTATCAATTTAATGAAACTCCCGGCGATTCGGAATTTCGTCAGCACTTAGAAAAGCTGGCAGAGCAGTACGGTAACGACTATCTGCATGCTATGCTGGCCAGGAGCGATTCGCAAGCGGCTTTGCGGCTTCACCCCAACGATCGCCGGCGCATTATACGGGCTTTGGAGGTACAAGAGCTGGGCGGCGAAAGCATATCTCAAACAAAGGAAAGGCCTGAGCTGGTTTATGAGTCGGTCGTAATTGGCTTGACCTTGGAGCGGGCTAAACTGTATCAGAATATAAATTTCCGGGTTGACCAAATGATGGCCGCCGGCTTGGAAGAAGAAGTGGCAGAGCTGCTTCGCTCGGGTGTGTCGCCTGACTGCCAGTCCATGAAGGGAATCGGTTATAAAGAGATGGTTGCCTATCTGCAAGGCAGGATGGATTTATCCTCTGCGGTAAATCAAATTAAACAGGCTACCAGAAATTTTGCCAAGCGTCAACTTACCTGGTATCGCAGAATGCCGTATATTCAATGGTTTTCAGTTGATGAGTACGACAGTTATGAGAAAATGATGGAAACAATTTACAAATGCATTGCAGGAAAGTTTTGTCTCAAGTAG
- a CDS encoding class I SAM-dependent methyltransferase has translation MQLIVTTGIHPTEATAQLAESMAKTLQVPYVRRGKQSLDFLKASHRAELLVVVKKQGPVVITPGGEYFFHLSMAELRINNLKNGKPDHMVEAMGLSAGMSVLDCTMGLATDAIVASFVAGAAGQVTGIEHALLIAQITEYGLRHFSAGDEAVTMALRRIQVVWADYYEYLCHVPDKSFDIVYFDPMFRHPIHSSSNLKPLRYLADDRPLLPDAVQEACRIARQRVVIKETRNSAEFDKFALSGLYGGKYSSVHYGVIQVNG, from the coding sequence ATGCAGTTGATTGTTACAACAGGAATTCACCCCACCGAGGCTACCGCTCAACTGGCCGAGTCTATGGCAAAAACTTTACAGGTCCCCTATGTCCGGCGGGGAAAACAATCACTGGACTTTTTAAAAGCCAGCCATAGAGCTGAGCTTCTCGTAGTGGTAAAAAAGCAGGGCCCTGTGGTAATCACACCGGGGGGAGAGTACTTTTTTCATTTGAGTATGGCCGAATTACGTATAAATAATTTAAAAAATGGAAAACCTGACCATATGGTGGAGGCCATGGGGCTCTCTGCCGGGATGTCCGTATTGGATTGCACAATGGGCTTGGCTACCGACGCCATTGTTGCCAGTTTTGTTGCCGGCGCGGCAGGGCAGGTCACTGGAATAGAGCATGCCCTGTTGATCGCGCAAATTACCGAATACGGTCTGCGTCATTTCTCTGCCGGGGATGAGGCGGTTACCATGGCATTACGGCGCATACAGGTTGTTTGGGCAGATTATTATGAGTATCTTTGCCATGTGCCGGATAAAAGCTTTGATATTGTGTATTTCGATCCGATGTTCCGTCATCCTATCCATAGCAGCTCTAACCTTAAACCGCTTCGTTATCTGGCTGATGACCGCCCCTTGCTGCCGGACGCAGTCCAGGAGGCTTGTCGTATTGCCAGACAGCGTGTTGTCATCAAGGAAACCCGCAACAGTGCCGAATTTGATAAGTTTGCCTTATCAGGCCTGTATGGCGGAAAATACAGCAGCGTACATTATGGCGTTATTCAGGTTAACGGATAA
- the mutL gene encoding DNA mismatch repair endonuclease MutL — protein sequence MSHSIIHVLDENTANKIAAGEVVERPASIVKELAENSLDAGSRNIEIEIAEGGIPFIRVTDDGSGMSREDAKLSVLRHATSKIYEVDDLECISSLGFRGEALPSIAAVSKFSLTTRLHGEELGTYLEIQGGTMSDLREGAGQVGTTITIQDLFFNTPARRKFLKTPATEASQIHQVVTRLALSHPDVSFKLINNQKLVLHTPGTNKLRDTLTSLYGTQIAPDLIEIDYADTNISISGMIGKPTLLKGSRQWQTYIVNLRVINSRFIAKAIDNAYHSLLPKTGFPLAVLQITVPLDSVDVNVHPQKSDVKFRDEQQVFRAVYKAVTTTLINPQQPTQLASPIQPKFIERHPAQPVESLFAKHPEYKEPVPYQPYQRSNVIYEKPSVSFSAVREAVRKQDEEQKASWQAEAMPVLPASTEEPAESFELRVMGQIAECYLIAQGKDGLYIIDQHAAHERILYDKFGQATERIPFQQLLVPLFFEFSQVEIDVISEQAEVFQQLGFSLDVVGPNTVRLTEAPSDIPPAASEALLRQILTEIQGLHNPTAQDLRHACLQIASCKAAIKAGDTLSLEQMQALVNELCATTLPYTCPHGRPVIVRFSPQDMAKMFKRT from the coding sequence ATGAGCCATTCCATTATTCATGTGCTTGATGAAAATACCGCCAATAAGATTGCCGCCGGTGAGGTGGTGGAGCGTCCCGCTTCCATTGTCAAGGAGTTGGCGGAGAATTCGCTGGATGCCGGCAGCCGGAATATAGAAATCGAAATTGCCGAAGGGGGTATTCCCTTTATCCGGGTGACTGATGACGGCAGCGGGATGAGCCGTGAAGACGCGAAGTTGTCGGTGTTGCGGCATGCGACCAGCAAGATCTATGAAGTTGACGATCTGGAATGCATAAGTTCTTTGGGGTTTCGCGGTGAAGCCCTGCCCAGCATCGCTGCGGTATCCAAATTTTCGCTTACCACCAGACTGCATGGGGAAGAACTGGGAACTTATCTGGAAATCCAGGGTGGAACGATGAGCGACCTTAGGGAAGGTGCCGGTCAGGTTGGCACAACAATTACCATTCAGGATTTGTTCTTTAATACGCCGGCCAGACGGAAATTTTTAAAAACACCGGCAACAGAGGCGTCACAAATTCATCAGGTTGTCACCAGGCTGGCTTTATCACACCCGGATGTATCGTTTAAATTGATTAATAATCAGAAACTGGTGCTGCACACGCCGGGAACCAATAAGCTCAGAGATACACTGACAAGTCTTTATGGTACTCAGATTGCACCCGACCTTATTGAGATTGATTATGCCGATACGAATATCAGCATTTCCGGCATGATCGGTAAGCCGACCCTGCTTAAAGGCAGCCGGCAGTGGCAAACCTATATTGTTAATTTACGGGTTATTAACAGCCGGTTTATTGCCAAAGCCATTGATAATGCCTATCATTCTTTGTTGCCGAAAACAGGGTTTCCGTTAGCTGTACTGCAAATAACGGTGCCGTTGGATAGCGTGGATGTAAATGTTCATCCACAAAAAAGCGATGTGAAATTCCGCGATGAGCAGCAGGTTTTTCGCGCCGTGTATAAGGCGGTTACGACAACACTGATCAATCCCCAACAGCCTACGCAGTTGGCTTCTCCTATACAGCCGAAATTCATTGAACGCCATCCTGCGCAGCCGGTAGAAAGCTTATTTGCCAAGCACCCAGAATATAAAGAACCCGTACCATATCAGCCCTATCAGAGATCGAATGTGATATATGAAAAGCCGAGTGTGAGCTTTTCAGCTGTCCGGGAGGCTGTCAGGAAGCAGGACGAAGAGCAAAAGGCCTCCTGGCAGGCTGAAGCCATGCCGGTGTTGCCTGCCTCGACGGAAGAACCGGCAGAGTCCTTTGAGTTAAGAGTTATGGGCCAGATTGCCGAGTGCTATCTGATCGCGCAAGGTAAAGACGGTCTTTATATCATCGATCAACATGCTGCTCATGAACGCATTCTTTATGATAAGTTTGGCCAGGCCACCGAGCGCATTCCTTTTCAGCAATTGCTGGTGCCGCTTTTTTTTGAGTTCAGCCAGGTGGAAATTGATGTAATCAGCGAGCAGGCTGAGGTATTCCAACAGTTGGGCTTTTCCCTGGATGTGGTTGGACCTAACACCGTCAGATTGACGGAAGCTCCGTCAGACATTCCTCCTGCCGCCAGTGAAGCATTATTAAGGCAAATTCTGACTGAAATACAGGGCTTACACAATCCCACGGCACAGGATTTACGCCATGCCTGCCTGCAAATCGCCTCGTGCAAAGCGGCGATCAAGGCCGGCGATACGCTGTCACTGGAGCAGATGCAGGCGCTGGTTAACGAGCTTTGTGCCACTACCCTGCCGTATACCTGTCCACACGGCAGGCCTGTGATTGTCCGGTTCTCACCGCAGGACATGGCAAAAATGTTTAAAAGAACTTAA
- the mutS gene encoding DNA mismatch repair protein MutS, whose translation MSVSYTPMLEQYREIKAKHPEEILFFRLGDFYEMFFSDAELASRELEITLTSREGGQNTRVPMCGIPYHAADTYIAKLIGKGYKIAICEQMEDPKQVKGLVRREVIKIITPGTVLSESLLPDQNNNFLVVVWEENEEISLAAADISTGECLWTVFSGLYRLNGLCDQLFRLMPAELVLASKLENITELEAFIENRISRCTVTTLNVPEVDSIKALPQQFFSPAELPQTDGACMVVGCLLHYLQQTVKNDLSHINCLVKYNAAEHLVLDAATLRNLEITRNMRDGSKKDTLFSVLDFTQTAMGGRLLKKWLEYPLLKTDEITARQNAVGIFLELPVVRQNIHRLLTGIYDFERILTRIEVGTANARDLVALKTSLDIVPEIKGCLQDIRDPLLAHLRGQIQSHTDAAELIASAIVDTPPFSVREGGMIREGYHAELDELRFISRDSKKWIQELETQEREKTGIKSLKVGYNKVFGYYLEVTHTHAASVPAQYIRKQTLANAERYITPELKEFETKILGAQEKIVSIEYHLFSEVRDYIKEKIKEIQQTARQIAQVDVLTALGEAAARYNYIRPAINTRNEIILKDGRHPVVERLLVREMFVPNDTVLNHTDSEVMVITGPNMAGKSTYMRQVAVLVLLAQIGSFIPAREASICPVDRIFTRVGASDDLATGQSTFMVEMNEVAQILKHATQKSLIILDEIGRGTSTFDGMSIAKAVIEHIKKKIKAKTLFATHYHELTDLAEWNDSIKNYSVAVKERGKEVVFLRRIVPGGADKSYGIHVAQLAGLPKATIERAQEILIELEQQHVCVQERVAQEQTAAANQPTLFGSALADDILSLDIMTMTPLEALNVLYKLQNQARQETGKL comes from the coding sequence ATGAGTGTAAGTTATACTCCTATGCTGGAGCAATACCGCGAGATTAAAGCTAAGCATCCGGAAGAAATTTTGTTTTTCCGGCTTGGTGATTTTTATGAGATGTTTTTTTCTGATGCCGAGTTAGCTTCGCGGGAATTGGAAATCACCCTGACTTCCCGCGAGGGCGGTCAGAATACGAGAGTTCCCATGTGCGGTATTCCTTATCATGCGGCAGATACTTATATTGCCAAGCTGATTGGCAAAGGTTATAAAATTGCCATTTGTGAACAAATGGAGGATCCCAAGCAGGTAAAAGGATTAGTTCGGCGGGAAGTGATCAAGATTATTACGCCGGGGACCGTATTATCGGAAAGCCTTTTGCCTGACCAGAATAATAATTTTTTGGTGGTTGTTTGGGAAGAAAACGAAGAAATCAGTCTGGCCGCGGCTGATATTTCCACCGGCGAGTGTTTGTGGACGGTTTTTAGCGGACTGTATCGTTTAAATGGTCTGTGCGATCAATTGTTTAGGCTGATGCCTGCCGAACTGGTGTTGGCCTCCAAGCTGGAAAATATAACGGAACTGGAAGCTTTTATCGAAAACCGGATTTCCCGCTGCACAGTCACTACGCTGAATGTGCCAGAAGTTGATTCCATTAAAGCTTTGCCGCAGCAATTCTTTTCACCGGCGGAACTTCCCCAGACCGATGGAGCTTGCATGGTTGTGGGTTGTTTGTTGCACTATTTGCAGCAGACAGTGAAGAACGATTTGTCGCATATCAACTGCCTGGTTAAATACAATGCCGCCGAGCATCTTGTTCTGGACGCGGCTACGCTAAGAAATTTAGAGATAACACGCAATATGCGTGACGGCAGTAAAAAAGATACATTATTCTCCGTATTGGACTTTACCCAAACCGCCATGGGCGGGCGGCTCTTAAAAAAGTGGCTGGAATATCCGTTATTGAAGACTGATGAAATTACAGCCCGGCAGAATGCGGTGGGAATCTTCTTGGAATTACCTGTCGTACGCCAAAACATACATAGGCTGCTAACCGGAATTTATGATTTTGAGCGTATATTAACCAGGATCGAGGTCGGAACAGCCAATGCCCGGGATTTAGTCGCTTTAAAGACTTCTTTAGACATTGTGCCTGAGATCAAAGGTTGCTTACAGGACATCCGCGATCCGTTGTTAGCCCATCTGCGTGGACAGATACAAAGCCATACAGATGCGGCCGAGCTTATTGCTTCGGCTATTGTGGATACGCCGCCTTTTTCGGTTCGCGAAGGGGGCATGATCAGGGAGGGCTATCATGCCGAACTGGACGAACTGCGGTTTATCTCGCGGGACAGTAAAAAATGGATCCAGGAGTTGGAGACGCAGGAGCGGGAAAAGACGGGAATTAAATCGCTCAAGGTAGGATACAACAAAGTATTCGGTTATTATCTGGAGGTAACCCATACCCATGCGGCGTCAGTTCCGGCACAGTATATACGCAAACAAACGCTGGCTAATGCCGAACGATACATTACACCGGAACTCAAGGAATTTGAAACCAAAATTCTTGGAGCTCAGGAGAAAATTGTATCCATCGAATACCATCTGTTTAGTGAAGTTCGCGATTATATTAAAGAAAAGATTAAGGAAATTCAACAGACGGCCCGGCAAATCGCCCAGGTGGATGTACTGACTGCTTTAGGAGAAGCGGCGGCTCGCTACAACTATATAAGGCCGGCTATTAACACCAGAAATGAAATCATCCTTAAAGACGGTCGGCATCCGGTGGTGGAACGCTTGCTGGTACGCGAGATGTTCGTACCTAATGACACAGTGCTGAATCATACCGACAGTGAAGTGATGGTCATTACCGGCCCGAATATGGCCGGTAAATCAACCTATATGCGTCAGGTTGCCGTACTTGTCCTGCTGGCGCAGATCGGTAGTTTTATTCCGGCGCGGGAAGCCAGCATTTGTCCGGTAGACCGTATCTTTACCCGGGTAGGGGCCAGTGACGATTTGGCCACCGGTCAAAGCACCTTTATGGTGGAAATGAATGAAGTGGCGCAAATTCTTAAGCATGCCACACAAAAAAGTCTGATTATCCTGGATGAAATCGGCCGGGGAACTAGCACCTTTGACGGTATGAGCATCGCCAAGGCGGTCATTGAGCATATCAAAAAGAAGATTAAGGCAAAAACCTTGTTTGCGACCCATTATCATGAGCTCACTGATTTGGCGGAGTGGAATGACAGCATAAAAAACTACTCCGTAGCCGTAAAAGAACGGGGTAAGGAAGTTGTTTTTCTGCGGCGGATTGTGCCGGGTGGTGCCGATAAAAGCTATGGTATCCATGTGGCTCAGTTGGCCGGGCTACCGAAAGCCACGATTGAGCGGGCACAGGAGATATTAATCGAATTGGAGCAGCAGCATGTTTGTGTGCAGGAAAGAGTCGCCCAGGAGCAGACGGCTGCGGCAAATCAACCGACCTTGTTTGGCAGTGCGCTGGCGGATGACATCCTGTCGCTGGACATTATGACCATGACCCCGCTGGAAGCGCTGAATGTGTTATACAAGCTTCAAAATCAGGCCAGGCAGGAGACTGGAAAGCTATGA
- the miaB gene encoding tRNA (N6-isopentenyl adenosine(37)-C2)-methylthiotransferase MiaB produces MQDTIQSKRMSVLTYGCQMNENDSERFVGQLKSVGYELTDKLDQADLIMINTCCVRESAEQKIYGKIGELKRLKAVNPNLIIGIAGCMAQKDRDEIFKKAAHVDFVIGTHNVHKLTELIAEVENKKDKVLAVWDQAERLAEDVPAVHKGKVSAYVPIMYGCNNFCTYCIVPYVRGRERSRPMEDIIKEIEQLGQEGFKEITLLGQNVNSYGKDDKQEDGFAQLLARVDQVESIERIRYMTSHPRDMNQAVIDVICQSKKICEQFHLPIQSGSNRVLAKMNRGYTTEYYTKLIEQIRKKVPQASITTDIIVGFPGETEELFLETLEFLKTIRFDAAYTFIYSKRSGTPAATMPDQIPLAEKKARLQALMDVQNTISLEINKQLEGSVVEVLVEGPSKNDDTKLMGRTRTNKIILWDKQGPEQVGQLLSVKIDHAQTWVLKGKLYNY; encoded by the coding sequence ATGCAGGATACTATACAGTCAAAACGCATGTCCGTGCTGACATACGGATGCCAAATGAATGAAAATGACTCTGAACGGTTTGTCGGACAACTGAAGTCTGTCGGTTATGAATTAACCGATAAGCTGGATCAGGCTGATTTAATTATGATAAATACCTGCTGTGTCAGAGAAAGCGCTGAGCAGAAAATCTATGGAAAAATCGGTGAACTGAAACGGCTGAAAGCGGTAAATCCTAATTTGATTATTGGGATTGCCGGCTGTATGGCTCAAAAGGACCGGGATGAAATTTTTAAGAAAGCGGCCCATGTCGATTTTGTCATAGGCACACATAATGTTCACAAATTAACCGAATTAATTGCCGAGGTGGAAAATAAAAAAGACAAGGTGCTGGCTGTCTGGGATCAGGCTGAACGGTTGGCTGAAGATGTGCCTGCCGTACATAAAGGAAAGGTTTCTGCTTATGTCCCCATTATGTATGGTTGCAATAATTTCTGCACTTACTGCATTGTGCCTTATGTGCGGGGACGAGAACGCAGCCGGCCAATGGAGGATATTATTAAAGAAATAGAACAGTTAGGGCAGGAAGGCTTTAAAGAAATCACTTTGTTGGGGCAGAATGTGAATTCCTATGGCAAGGATGATAAACAGGAAGACGGTTTTGCCCAATTGCTGGCCCGGGTTGATCAGGTGGAGTCCATTGAACGTATTCGTTACATGACTTCCCATCCCCGTGATATGAATCAGGCTGTCATTGATGTAATTTGCCAAAGCAAAAAAATATGCGAGCAGTTTCATCTGCCGATCCAGTCAGGCAGCAATAGGGTTTTAGCCAAAATGAACCGTGGTTATACCACTGAGTACTATACTAAACTGATTGAGCAAATAAGGAAAAAAGTTCCCCAGGCCAGTATCACGACCGATATCATTGTAGGATTTCCCGGCGAAACTGAAGAATTATTCTTAGAAACGCTGGAATTTCTAAAAACAATCCGTTTTGATGCTGCTTATACCTTTATTTATTCCAAGCGGTCAGGTACTCCTGCAGCTACCATGCCTGATCAGATTCCGCTTGCCGAAAAGAAAGCCAGATTGCAGGCGTTAATGGATGTACAGAATACGATCAGCCTGGAAATCAATAAGCAATTGGAAGGCAGTGTGGTGGAGGTTCTGGTGGAAGGGCCGAGTAAAAATGATGACACCAAACTGATGGGGCGTACCCGTACCAATAAAATCATACTATGGGACAAGCAGGGGCCGGAACAGGTCGGACAATTGTTGTCTGTTAAAATAGATCATGCCCAGACCTGGGTATTAAAGGGCAAACTGTATAATTATTAA
- the trxA gene encoding thioredoxin: MSVITISSPAEFTQTIAADKPVLVDFWASWCGPCKMVAPEIEAVAEEYEGKAVIAKVNIDEQAELASQYNVMSIPTILIFKAGQEVNRLVGYRPRKDFSVALEKNL; this comes from the coding sequence GTGAGTGTGATAACCATTTCAAGTCCGGCAGAATTTACGCAGACAATTGCTGCCGACAAACCGGTATTAGTTGATTTTTGGGCTTCCTGGTGTGGTCCGTGCAAGATGGTTGCGCCTGAAATAGAAGCGGTAGCTGAGGAATATGAGGGGAAAGCCGTCATTGCGAAAGTCAATATTGACGAGCAGGCGGAACTGGCCAGCCAGTACAATGTAATGAGTATTCCGACCATATTGATTTTTAAAGCAGGCCAGGAAGTAAACCGCCTGGTGGGATACCGGCCCCGTAAAGATTTTAGTGTTGCGTTGGAGAAGAACCTATAA
- a CDS encoding nitroreductase family protein produces the protein MDFKETLYSRRSVRKYTGQLVDKKIIEELCTAAAQAPSATNSQPWCFGVIQNQNLLSAYSQQVKALLIGKMEELPSLQKYHALLARDDYDIFYGAGTLLLVYAKPAGPFAVTDCCLAAQNVMLAAHSLGLGTCWIGFAQEFLQQPYIKQELGIPETHVMVAPLIVGYPASEQEPVAKRAPEILFWK, from the coding sequence ATGGATTTCAAAGAAACGCTGTATAGCCGACGTTCTGTTCGTAAGTATACCGGTCAGTTGGTGGATAAAAAAATAATCGAGGAACTATGCACTGCTGCGGCTCAGGCTCCCAGTGCCACCAACTCCCAGCCTTGGTGCTTTGGCGTAATTCAGAACCAAAACCTGCTGTCCGCCTATTCCCAGCAAGTCAAGGCCCTTCTTATCGGTAAGATGGAAGAACTTCCTTCACTGCAGAAATATCACGCCCTGTTGGCACGCGATGATTATGATATATTTTATGGTGCCGGCACACTTCTGCTTGTTTATGCCAAACCAGCCGGTCCGTTTGCTGTCACAGATTGCTGTCTGGCGGCGCAAAATGTCATGCTGGCGGCCCACAGCCTGGGGCTGGGAACCTGTTGGATTGGTTTTGCCCAGGAATTCTTACAGCAGCCTTATATTAAGCAAGAACTTGGCATCCCTGAAACTCATGTTATGGTTGCACCGCTGATTGTAGGCTATCCGGCCAGCGAACAGGAACCGGTGGCGAAACGGGCACCGGAAATTCTTTTTTGGAAATAA